The DNA sequence CGGCACATTCCGGTGGTCATCCCCAAGGCCCATGACTGCATTGCCCTGTTCCTCGGATCCCGGCATCGCTACCTGGAAGAGTTCAACCAGAATCCGGGTACGTATTACTATACGCCCAGCGCTGTCGAGCGGGGCTATGCGGTCGGTGCGGAGAGTTCGGAAAGCAAAGAGCGGAAATACACTGAATACGTTGCCAAGTATGGAGAGGACAATGCCCGGTACCTCCTGGAAATGGAAGAGAGTTGGACCAGGCACTATCGCTTCGCGGCGTTCATCGACTACCCGGAATTTCGGTTTCTCGACTGTGCCAAACGGGTCCGGGAAATCGCTCGGAAAAAATCCCTTGAATACCGGGAATTGCTCGGAAACCTGGTCCTGGTCAAGAAG is a window from the Atribacteraceae bacterium genome containing:
- a CDS encoding DUF1638 domain-containing protein translates to MWYALISCDVFVREICRMVADSPHTVDVRFLEKGLHERPDYLRGVLQQEIDTLSAADKPFDAILLGYALCGNSTLGLTARHIPVVIPKAHDCIALFLGSRHRYLEEFNQNPGTYYYTPSAVERGYAVGAESSESKERKYTEYVAKYGEDNARYLLEMEESWTRHYRFAAFIDYPEFRFLDCAKRVREIARKKSLEYRELLGNLVLVKKLVEGDWDPADFLVLQAGQTIEVTNDEMVITASGHVDHDRISSRSTPHGN